One genomic region from Methanomassiliicoccaceae archaeon encodes:
- a CDS encoding DUF531 family protein, whose protein sequence is MGKGRVTIGLYNSYDANKFREPHRRVIARTGDIAMAYGMNLVLFGFPIPEDCRTPQQIADWVAGTTSIGSHGDYFVQLASEGRFSTFPYPSKGFPPQLGEPILTTSRPEKPKEIKLGEVVGQLRDGRSVMLVFGLGPHGVPKSAASIPRYNLDITGGGYSLETCTAIGAVCGAIHALMDQ, encoded by the coding sequence ATGGGTAAAGGACGGGTAACGATCGGGCTTTATAATTCGTACGACGCCAATAAATTCAGGGAGCCGCACAGGCGGGTCATCGCCCGCACGGGCGACATAGCGATGGCATACGGAATGAACCTGGTACTTTTCGGTTTTCCGATACCGGAGGACTGCAGGACCCCCCAACAGATAGCCGACTGGGTAGCCGGCACTACGAGCATCGGCAGCCATGGCGATTATTTCGTGCAGCTGGCATCAGAGGGCAGGTTCTCAACGTTTCCATATCCTTCAAAAGGTTTCCCGCCGCAGCTGGGCGAGCCAATATTGACCACCAGCAGGCCGGAAAAGCCGAAGGAGATCAAGCTCGGAGAGGTGGTCGGCCAGTTGAGAGACGGCAGAAGCGTGATGCTCGTCTTCGGCCTGGGCCCCCATGGGGTCCCGAAGAGCGCGGCATCGATACCCAGGTACAATCTGGATATAACCGGGGGAGGATATTCTCTGGAAACTTGCACCGCTATCGGCGCCGTATGCGGCGCGATCCATGCGTTGATGGATCAATAA
- a CDS encoding RlmE family RNA methyltransferase, with protein sequence MGIHDRWVEERRHEHYYKLAKKEGYRSRASYKLLQIDERFNIFSEGDSVVDLGACPGGWLQVAKEKVGETGKVIGVDLRKMRPMEGVEMILGDITEDATMIELLAKIGGKTDIILSDMAPNITGQYSLDHARSIHLCTFAVDVCDRILKKRGKLVMKVFMGDMFDTIMKKLESRFASVKIHSPDASRETSSEVYVICKGFYAKKNVALKEPVPQVKEQEFSVKGGLI encoded by the coding sequence GTGGGAATTCACGATCGGTGGGTGGAGGAGAGGAGGCATGAGCACTATTACAAGCTCGCAAAGAAAGAGGGTTACCGCTCCAGGGCCTCTTACAAGCTCCTTCAGATCGACGAGCGCTTCAATATTTTCAGCGAGGGCGACTCGGTTGTCGACCTCGGCGCGTGCCCGGGCGGCTGGCTGCAGGTCGCCAAAGAAAAAGTAGGCGAGACCGGAAAGGTGATAGGCGTGGACCTTAGGAAGATGCGCCCCATGGAAGGTGTCGAGATGATCCTCGGAGACATAACGGAGGATGCGACGATGATCGAACTGTTGGCCAAGATAGGCGGCAAGACGGACATCATCCTTTCGGACATGGCGCCGAACATAACGGGCCAGTATTCCTTGGATCACGCCCGTTCGATACATCTCTGCACGTTCGCGGTGGACGTCTGCGACCGTATCCTAAAGAAGAGAGGCAAGCTTGTGATGAAGGTCTTCATGGGAGACATGTTCGATACCATCATGAAAAAGCTCGAGAGCCGTTTTGCCTCCGTCAAAATACATTCTCCCGATGCCTCGAGGGAAACATCCTCCGAGGTCTACGTGATATGCAAAGGCTTCTACGCGAAAAAGAACGTGGCCCTGAAGGAGCCGGTGCCACAGGTTAAAGAACAGGAGTTCTCGGTGAAGGGCGGCCTGATTTGA
- the purM gene encoding phosphoribosylformylglycinamidine cyclo-ligase has product MTDPWTYEKAGVSIDRKSSAIESLVGELTYRRKGEGQNVRMSGLFASLIDYGDEYLTLATDGVGTKLLVAQAMAKWDTVGIDCVAMNVNDTICVNAEPISFVDYVAIADPDEKIARDIGIGLNKGAEMSNMDIVGGEIAVLPEIVRMPDLSGTCLGRVKKDRVVTGSACKEGDLIVALKSSGVHSNGLTLARKVFEAAGIELGEKTSGLSGTVGENLLEPTEIYVKEVLGITSKHEVHGLVDITGGGLRNLLRMRKGLRYIIDDPFKPAPIFNKVQELGNVTEKEMYQTFNMSMGFMIIAPAGDAERIVSENANAKIVGRVEEGAGVLLETENLTYDHY; this is encoded by the coding sequence ATGACCGACCCATGGACATATGAGAAAGCAGGAGTGAGCATTGACCGCAAATCGAGCGCCATAGAATCACTAGTCGGAGAACTTACGTACCGTCGCAAGGGGGAAGGACAGAACGTGAGGATGTCGGGTCTGTTCGCCAGCCTAATAGACTACGGAGACGAATATCTGACACTGGCGACCGACGGTGTGGGGACCAAGCTGCTGGTGGCACAGGCAATGGCAAAATGGGACACGGTGGGCATAGACTGCGTTGCGATGAATGTCAACGATACCATCTGCGTGAACGCGGAACCGATCTCTTTCGTCGACTACGTGGCAATAGCTGACCCGGACGAGAAGATCGCGCGCGACATCGGCATCGGTCTGAACAAGGGCGCCGAGATGTCCAACATGGATATCGTCGGGGGGGAGATCGCGGTCCTCCCGGAAATCGTGAGGATGCCCGACCTTTCAGGAACCTGCCTGGGTCGCGTCAAGAAGGACCGTGTGGTCACCGGTTCCGCCTGCAAGGAGGGCGACCTGATAGTTGCGCTGAAATCGTCGGGAGTGCACTCTAACGGGCTTACTTTGGCCAGGAAGGTGTTCGAGGCCGCAGGCATAGAGCTCGGCGAAAAGACTTCGGGTTTGAGCGGAACGGTTGGAGAAAATCTGCTTGAACCGACCGAGATCTACGTCAAGGAGGTTTTGGGCATCACATCCAAACACGAGGTCCACGGGCTGGTGGACATCACCGGAGGAGGACTCCGCAACCTGCTGAGGATGCGTAAAGGGCTCCGTTACATTATTGATGACCCTTTCAAACCTGCACCGATATTCAATAAGGTACAGGAGCTCGGCAATGTGACCGAGAAGGAAATGTACCAGACATTCAACATGAGCATGGGCTTCATGATAATTGCACCCGCAGGGGACGCCGAACGTATCGTATCCGAGAACGCGAACGCAAAAATCGTGGGGCGCGTCGAAGAAGGGGCGGGCGTGCTCTTGGAGACGGAGAACCTTACTTACGACCATTATTGA